In a single window of the Pseudogemmatithrix spongiicola genome:
- a CDS encoding HNH endonuclease, protein MNIETDKDNSALKPGQYRLVNTKPLPVFSSGISKETRAFVLDRNGFTCQMCGAVAGEPHPSDPSRKTRLHLGHIIDLSHGGTDDAQNLRALCSVCNEGAQNITLPRPKATQLLTQIRRAAGDEQVEVLKWLVRKYPKQAQSLTENSAD, encoded by the coding sequence ATGAACATCGAGACGGACAAGGACAACAGCGCGCTGAAGCCAGGGCAGTACCGTCTCGTCAACACGAAGCCGCTTCCGGTGTTCTCGTCCGGAATCTCCAAGGAGACGCGCGCGTTCGTGCTGGATCGCAACGGATTCACCTGTCAAATGTGCGGCGCAGTCGCTGGTGAGCCGCATCCATCAGACCCTTCGCGCAAGACTCGCCTTCACCTCGGTCACATCATCGACCTAAGTCACGGCGGAACGGACGACGCGCAGAATCTCCGAGCTCTCTGCTCCGTGTGCAACGAGGGCGCCCAGAACATCACGCTGCCGCGTCCGAAGGCGACTCAGCTTCTGACGCAGATTCGACGCGCAGCGGGAGACGAACAAGTCGAAGTCTTAAAGTGGCTCGTTCGGAAGTATCCAAAGCAAGCTCAGTCGCTCACCGAGAATTCTGCGGACTGA